The Microbacterium foliorum genome has a window encoding:
- the phoU gene encoding phosphate signaling complex protein PhoU, whose protein sequence is MREVFHQSLEDLQSQLVEIADLVTVSIDKATRSFATSDVELAEEVIADDAKIDELAVALDEQAIEILARQQPVARDLRVVVTALRVSASLERMGDMSEHIAQLARLRFPERAIPKGLKGTFTKMGELDVEISRTLSELLRTQDLKLADTIRNTDDDIDELHASVFEKVLSDNWKGEATATVDATLASRYHERFADHAVAVAKKVIYLATGDWRIEEEDIALAIEQQRELGHA, encoded by the coding sequence ATGCGCGAAGTCTTCCATCAGTCCCTCGAGGACCTGCAGTCCCAGCTCGTGGAGATCGCCGACCTCGTCACGGTCTCGATCGACAAGGCCACCCGCTCGTTCGCCACGAGCGACGTCGAGCTGGCCGAGGAGGTCATCGCCGACGACGCCAAGATCGACGAGCTCGCCGTCGCCCTCGACGAGCAGGCCATCGAGATCCTCGCCCGCCAGCAGCCGGTCGCCCGCGACCTCCGCGTGGTCGTCACCGCACTGCGCGTCAGCGCGTCGCTCGAACGCATGGGCGACATGTCCGAGCACATCGCGCAGCTCGCGCGCCTGCGCTTCCCCGAGCGCGCGATCCCGAAGGGCCTCAAGGGCACCTTCACGAAGATGGGCGAGCTGGACGTCGAGATCTCCCGCACCCTCTCCGAGCTGCTGCGCACGCAGGACCTGAAGCTCGCCGACACCATCCGCAACACCGACGACGACATCGACGAGCTGCACGCGAGCGTGTTCGAGAAGGTGCTCAGCGACAACTGGAAGGGCGAGGCCACCGCGACGGTCGACGCCACGCTCGCCAGCCGCTACCACGAGCGCTTCGCCGACCACGCGGTCGCCGTCGCCAAGAAGGTCATCTACCTGGCGACCGGAGACTGGCGCATCGAGGAAGAGGACATCGCCCTCGCGATCGAGCAGCAGCGGGAGCTCGGGCACGCCTGA